Proteins encoded in a region of the Podospora pseudopauciseta strain CBS 411.78 chromosome 6, whole genome shotgun sequence genome:
- a CDS encoding hypothetical protein (EggNog:ENOG503NUE9; COG:T), whose protein sequence is MGGSGQKFETITTVVAGVASIIATLLSIVSIWLQTKNYRKPLLQRYVVRILLMVPIYSIASWSSMVSRTAADILDPIRDIYEAFTIYTFFQLLINYLSGERALIIMTHGRKPVHHVWPLNHVLPPFDISDPHTFLAIKRGILQYAWLKPLLALATVIMKATGTFHEGRIQLDSGYLWSGLIYNASVTISLYALGLFWVCMNDDLKPFRPMPKFLCVKLVIFASYWQGFALSILVWLGVIPEGADKSSESMAAAIQDFLICIEMPAFAIAHWYAFSWHDFADNRISSARMPVLYAARDAFGIRDLIQDSKETFSGDKYGYRVFDSGDKIMAHEASRSRLARIKEGMRYERGGKGKYWIPRPDEINQTTPLLGNNGGPSRRNGSQSPHTNDQDELILDPDEEALYNSARKLEFGDWNYPVITANQPASERYRSPFPSPYQQSPSRRTPDGSFYQRSSTSSVPSLNSNAALDRRKKQAPEGPQSGIDDKKGKNKAKGSSSTGVGGADPLEIAYGPTIGTHKEITEDDFNVDVESGLHKPQDHEFVEPHPTPPPREDDESPINEERGQWERSDGDGADDSHKSHQYATGSEEEFQNVWGR, encoded by the exons ATGGGGGGCTCAGGTCAGAAGTTCGAGACCATCACAACTGTGGTTGCTGGTGTCGCGTCCATTATCGCGACCTTGTTGTCTATTGT ATCGATATGGCTGCAGAC TAAGAATTACCGGAAGCCGTTGCTACAACGCTATGTCGTCCGCATCCTCCTTATGGTCCCCATTTACTCCATTGCCTCGTGGTCCAGTATGGTCTCGCGAACAGCCGCCGACATACTCGACCCGATACGAGATATCTACGAGGCCTTCACGATCTACACCTTTTTCCAGCTCTTGATCAACTACCTTAGTGGTGAGAGGGCATTGATTATCATGACACATGGTCGGAAGCCTGTTCACCACGTATGGCCCTTGAACCATGTGCTACCTCCATTCGACATATCTGACCCGCATaccttcctcgccatcaaACGCGGTATTCTACAGTATGCGTGGCTCAAGCCTTTGCTTGCACTAGCGACGGTCATCATGAAGGCTACTGGGACATTCCACGAGGGCAGAATTCAACTCGACTCGGGATACCTTTGGAGCGGTCTTATCTACAACGCCAGTGTGACTATCAGTCTGTATGCTCTGGGCCTCTTCTGGGTCTGCATGAATGACGATCTCAAGCCTTTCCGGCCGATGCCCAAGTTCTTGTGCGTCAAGCTTGTGATTTTTGCCTCGTATTGGCAAGGCTTTGCCTTGTCGATATTGGTTTGGCTCGGTGTCATCCCAGAGGGCGCCGACAAGTCTTCAGAGAGTATGGCTGCTGCCATTCAGGATTTTTTGATATGCATCGAGATGCCGGCCTTTGCCATCGCTCACTGGTATGCTTTTTCGTGGCACGATTTTGCCGACAACAGGATTTCTTCGGCAAGAATGCCTGTACTGTATGCTGCGAGAGATGCTTTCGGAATCCGCGACCTCATTCAGGACTCCAAGGAGACATTCTCAGGAGACAAATACGGCTATCGAGTCTTTGATTCTGGGGACAAGATCATGGCCCATGAAGCCTCCCGATCACGACTGGCTCGCATCAAGGAAGGCATGCGCTATGAAAGGGGAGGCAAGGGTAAATACTGGATTCCGAGGCCTGATGAGATCAACCAGACGACACCTCTGCTCGGTAACAACGGCGGGCCAAGTCGTCGAAACGGGTCTCAGTCACCACATACCAACGATCAAGATGAGTTGATACTTGATCCAGATGAAGAAGCTCTCTACAACAGTGCCAGGAAGCTTGAGTTTGGAGATTGGAAC TACCCGGTCATCACGGCAAATCAGCCAGCAAGTGAGAGGTACCGGTCGCCGTTCCCCAGCCCATATCAACAAAGCCCCTCACGACGTACACCCGATGGTAGCTTTTACCAGCGCTCTTCCACAAGCTCGGTTCCTTCGTTGAATTCGAATGCGGCACTAGACCGCAGAAAGAAGCAAGCACCAGAAGGACCACAATCTGGTATCGATGAcaagaaaggaaagaacAAGGCCAAGGGGTCCAGCTCGACtggagttggtggtgctgaTCCACTCGAAATTGCCTATGGTCCAACAATAGGAACGCACAAAGAGATTACCGAGGACGACTTTAACGTTGATGTCGAAAGCGGCTTGCACAAACCACAAGATCATGAGTTTGTTGAGCCTCACCCTACGCCTCCTCCAcgggaggatgacgagagcCCGATCAATGAGGAACGTGGACAATGGGAACggagtgatggtgatggtgcagATGACAGCCACAAAAGCCACCAGTATGCAACTGGGAGCGAAGAGGAGTTCCAGAATGTCTGGGGACGGTGA